In one window of Primulina tabacum isolate GXHZ01 chromosome 8, ASM2559414v2, whole genome shotgun sequence DNA:
- the LOC142553947 gene encoding glutathione S-transferase 2-like, whose protein sequence is MACEEGSKKLKLYSYWRSSCSCRVRVALKLKGLDYDYIAINLLKGEHKSPEFLKLNPVGQVPLLIDGDIVIADSFAILMYLEKKYPHHPLLPQDPQKEAVNYQAANIVCANIQPFQNIPVIGYIKEKLGADEMLAWVQGHIRKGFSALEKLLDTYAGKYATGNEIYLADLFLAPQIDGAIRRFNLDMDEFPLLSRINESYKGHPAFQDAMPGKQPDTPPEARD, encoded by the exons ATG GCATGTGAAGAGGGCTCGAAGAAGCTGAAACTTTACTCTTACTGGCGGAGCTCTTGTTCTTGCCGCGTGCGAGTTGCTCTCAAATTGAAAG GATTGGATTATGATTACATAGCAATCAACCTGCTCAAAGGAGAACATAAATCTCCAG AGTTTTTGAAGCTTAATCCTGTAGGACAAGTGCCACTATTGATTGATGGTGACATTGTAATTGCTGACTCATTTGCCATATTGATG TATTTAGAAAAGAAATATCCGCATCATCCATTGTTGCCACAGGATCCTCAGAAAGAAGCTGTGAATTACCAG GCAGCAAATATTGTTTGTGCAAACATACAGCCTTTTCAGAATATACCCGTCATT GGAtatattaaagaaaaacttgGTGCTGATGAGATGCTTGCTTGGGTTCAGGGTCATATAAGGAAAGGATTCAGTG CTCTGGAAAAGCTGTTGGATACTTACGCTGGAAAGTATGCCACGGGGAATGAAATTTATTTG GCTGATTTGTTTTTGGCACCTCAGATTGACGGTGCAATCCGAAGATTCAATCTTGACATG GATGAATTCCCTCTTTTGTCCAGAATCAACGAGTCATACAAGGGGCACCCTGCTTTTCAAGATGCTATGCCTGGAAAGCAACCCGATACACCACCTGAGGCGAGGGACTGA
- the LOC142553946 gene encoding uncharacterized protein LOC142553946, producing MHGGDKMAAAVDGGVLVKLELGGAAATFNLEKAVCSHGLFMMAPNHWDPRSKTLQRPLRLGLDDHETSFIVRVSHPSMFPQELHILVLGARSLCPQQRHSLLRQVSRMLRLSEEEDRRVREFQEAHEKAKEGNFGRVFRSPTLFEDMVKCILLCNCQWSRTLSMAQALCDLQWELQHPESAASFIISENGNISSCQTSEIEHIIPKTPSVKEPKRTWKVDRCSKTLVNSYAEYKTSEGYIDLKISREEMSNASHEKGKPSPYLPSSDVEHCDSEQNLTTTCNAVFYPSSFQSSEETLVNHCTRSGNFPSPRELAGLDEKFLVQRCKLGYRADRIIKLAQEIVEGKIQLTELEDDCGTLSLADCDKIAEKLKVIKGFGPFTCANVLMCMGFYHIIPTDSETIRHLKQVHAKSCTIQTVERKLELIYGKYAPFQFLAYWSEVWHFYEEWFGNLGEMPRSSYKLITAANMRPKAKNGRSKKQKLE from the exons ATGCACGGCGGAGACAAGATGGCTGCGGCCGTTGACGGTGGCGTGTTGGTGAAGCTTGAGCTGGGCGGGGCGGCAGCTACGTTCAATCTAGAGAAAGCAGTTTGCAGCCACGGCCTGTTCATGATGGCTCCCAACCATTGGGACCCTCGATCCAAGACCCTCCAACGCCCACTTCGCCTCGGCCTCGACGATCACGAAACCTCGTTCATTGTTCGCGTTTCTCATCCTTCTATGTTTCCTCAAGAGCTTCACATTCTAGTGTTAGGCGCTCGGTCTCTCTGCCCTCAGCAGCGACACTCCTTGCTG AGACAAGTGAGCAGAATGCTGCGACTATCTGAGGAAGAAGATAGGAGGGTGAGGGAGTTCCAAGAAGCACACGAAAAAGCAAAAGAAGGGAATTTTGGGAGAGTATTTCGGTCTCCCACTTTGTTTGAGGATATGGTCAAGTGTATTCTCTTATGCAATTGCCA GTGGTCGAGGACTTTGAGCATGGCACAGGCACTTTGTGACCTTCAGTGGGAATTGCAGCATCCCGAATCAGCTGCATCATTTATAATTTCTGAAAATGGAAACATTTCAAGTTGTCAAACATCAGAAATTGAGCACATTATTCCAAAAACACCTTCGGTGAAGGAACCCAAAAGAACATGGAAAGTTGATAGATGTTCAAAAACTTTAGTGAACAGCTATGCAGAGTATAAAACATCGGAAGGTTATATTGACCTTAAAATTAGTCGTGAAGAAATGTCAAACGCCTCTCATGAGAAAGGGAAACCGAGTCCATACTTACCATCATCAGATGTAGAGCATTGTGATTCTGAGCAGAATTTGACCACCACTTGTAATGCCGTTTTTTATCCTTCTAGTTTTCAGTCTTCAGAAGAGACATTAGTTAACCATTGTACTAGGAGTGGAAATTTTCCATCCCCAAGAGAACTAGCTGGCCTTGATGAGAAGTTTTTGGTGCAGCGCTGCAAGCTTGGCTACAGAGCAGATCGTATAATAAAACTTGCGCAGGAAATAGTTGAAGGGAAGATTCAACTGACCGAACTGGAAGATGACTGCGGTACTTTAAGCTTGGCTGACTGTGATAAGATTGCTGAGAAGCTGAAAGTGATTAAAGGATTTGGACCTTTTACGTGTGCTAATGTGCTGATGTGCATGGGATTTTACCATATCATTCCAACTGATTCAGAAACTATCAGGCATCTAAAACAG GTTCACGCGAAAAGCTGTACAATTCAGACTGTTGAAAGGAAACTTGAGCTCATATATGGAAAATACGCTCCATTTCAGTTCCTGGCATACTG GTCAGAAGTGTGGCATTTCTACGAGGAATGGTTTGGAAATCTTGGTGAAATGCCACGGTCTAGTTATAAACTTATCACTGCTGCAAATATGCGACCAAAGGCAAAAAATGGAAGAAGCAAGAAGCAGAAATTAGAATAG
- the LOC142553949 gene encoding uncharacterized protein LOC142553949, giving the protein MERYMAQSITPAEDGSEPDVPSPQSVNSMFKNMVGGKKKGRMYGCGSMASTFYPDEMAPGRRGGSSDVGPSSESQQMADMRQILDSSLRRNDELCERMRATEAENVMLRDRMTSLEEHVRVLVAGMSQGATAHTSGRTLPGSGTSHRGRSCDAAVGSSSHIHRLSQSYIPPTQGYGDEDDSDDDGFS; this is encoded by the coding sequence ATGGAGCGCTACATGGCTCAGTCGATAACTCCCGCAGAGGATGGATCAGAGCCTGATGTCCCCAGCCCACAGTCGGTAAACAGCATGTTCAAGAATATGGTTGGGGGGAAGAAGAAGGGAAGGATGTACGGGTGTGGGTCCATGGCCAGCACCTTCTATCCCGATGAGATGGCTCCTGGTCGACGTGGTGGGTCATCGGATGTCGGTCCGTCGTCTGAGTCCCAGCAGATGGCAGACATGCGCCAGATTCTAGACTCATCGTTACGTCGTAACGATGAGCTTTGCGAGAGGATGCGAGCTACAGAGGCGGAGAACGTCATGCTGAGAGATCGCATGACGTCACTAGAGGAGCATGTCCGAGTCCTGGTTGCAGGCATGTCACAGGGAGCCACTGCGCATACATCAGGCCGCACGCTGCCTGGATCAGGCACTTCTCACAGGGGTCGATCCTGTGACGCAGCAGTTGGTTCTTCATCTCATATCCACAGATTATCACAGAGTTATATTCCTCCGACGCAAGGGTACGGGGACGAGGACGACAGCGACGACGacggttttagttaa
- the LOC142553948 gene encoding uncharacterized protein LOC142553948 translates to MIRLNEQIPIIMCKLEKIFPPSFFDSMEHLCIHLPYEAHIMGPVQFRWMYPFERYLRKLKNTVRNKARVEGSICNAYLVKEAAIFCQHYFSDLTGSKTRKTRKAHESTYVDTNDSELLSIFLNRGKKIGAAKSRWLTNEEYHAVSTYVLHNCNEIKPFVSMYENNIRMANPHMDDSSVEAYIQTNLFQWFRQYATLPDAQIENPIIKQVAGGPLMKVKTYRGYCINGFNFHTVHETSFKGTNNSGLQVSGHMSSGNVTEFYGQIEEIVEIEYPGLPTKQVVLFKCRWFDTHPRSGTRIHKNYKIVDVNRKKNLGYYEPFVFPTQASQVVYLTYPTTKRAESDWMHVSTLRR, encoded by the exons ATGATCCGTTTAAACGAACAAATTCCCATCATAATGTGCAAGTTAGAAAAGATTTTCCCCCCAAGTTTTTTCGACTCGATGGAGCATTTGTGCATACACTTACCATATGAAGCACACATCATGGGTCCTGTACAATTTAGGTGGATGTATCCCTTTGAAAGATATCTACGTAAATTGAAAAACACGGTGCGTAACAAGGCACGAGTAGAGGGTTCCATATGCAATGCATATTTGGTTAAGGAGGCTGCTATATTCTGTCAGCATTACTTCAGTGATTTGACGGGCAGCAAAACGCGAAAAACTAGGAAAGCTCATGAAAGCACATATGTTGACACTAATGACTCAGAACTTCTTTCCATATTCCTCAATCGTGGTAAGAAGATTGGAGCTGCAAAATCGCGATGGCTAACAAATGAAGAATATCATGCAGTTTCAACATATGTTTTGCACAATTGCAATGAAATAAAGCCATTTGTCAg CATGTACGAGAACAACATCCGTATGGCAAATCCACACATGGATGACTCTTCAGTCGAGGCGTACATCCAAACCAATTTGTTTCAGTGGTTTCGTCAATAT GCTACCTTGCCGGATGCTCAAATTGAAAATCCAATTATTAAACAAGTTGCAGGAGGTCCTTTGATGAAAGTGAAGACTTACCGAGGTTATTGCATTAATGGATTTAACTTTCATACAGTGCATGAAACTTCGTTCAAAGGTACAAACAACTCGGGGCTTCAAGTCAGTGGTCATATGAGTAGTGGAAATGTCACTGAGTTTTATGGGCAAATTGAAGAAATAGTAGAAATTGAATACCCAGGTCTACCAACGAAACAAGTTGTACTTTTTAAGTGTCGCTGGTTTGATACTCATCCTCGGTCGGGCACACGCATACacaaaaattacaaaattgtTGATGTCAATCGAAAAAAGAATCTGGGATACTACGAACCATTTGTGTTTCCTACACAAGCCTCGCAAGTTGTGTATTTGACTTATCCAACAACGAAGCGAGCAGAATCAGATTGGATGCATGTGAGTACTCTACGTAGGTAA
- the LOC142554695 gene encoding uncharacterized protein LOC142554695: MKILSRFISIVMDLYRITTIENVNFEENPENENENFGEENPTINIGPEVPESPNSYIKSLYECIKSAEKEIWEGNPHGHSVLSVLARLLKMKHEHNMSERNYNDMCQLMSELCPSDSYVPDSFYATKKIIKDLGLPVEKIDACKNNCMIYWGVDDVLTKCKICEHPRYKHSRSRSQNPQKKRIPYKLMYYFPITPRLQRLYASKAIASHMRWHNDHHFDGDTMTHPSDCAAWRHFDAFHPSFSFEIRNVRLGLSTDGFQPFGQSGQQYSSWPIIVTPYNLPPWMCMKEKYMFLSVIAPGPSNPKDKLDVFLQPLIVELQSLWSNGVPTYDIHAQQNFIMRAALMWTISDFPVYAMLSGWSTSGKQACPHCMSDSDAFTLPCIGKTSWFDNHRKFLPEDHPLRRNRTMFLRGKQVLQSAPISKPGGELLNELDEFGFRPSYEIDSDTINKEICNLTRCGWRRRSIFWELPYWSMNLIRHNLDVMHIEKNVFENVFNTVCNIQGRTKDNSKSRADLVQMGIRTELHPSTTDGKFPKANYTLDKHSRQVVFRWLKEVRFSDGYVSKMACCIDMNKLRMFGMKSHDCHI, translated from the exons ATGAAGATACTGTCAAGGTTCATCTCGATCGTTATGGATTTGTACCGGATTACTACAATTG AAAATGTTAACTTTGAAGAGAACCCTGAAAATGAGAATGAGAATTTTGGTGAAGAAAATCCTACAATAAATATTGGTCCTGAAGTTCCTGAAAGTCCAAACAGTTATATTAAATCATTGTATGAATGCATTAAATCAGCCgagaaagaaatttgggaagGAAATCCACACGGTCATTCTGTGTTGTCTGTGCTCGCTCGGTTACTGAAGATGAAACATGAACACAACATGTCCGAGCGCAATTACAATGACATGTGTCAACTCATGTCAGAGTTATGTCCGTCTGATAGCTACGTCCCTGATAGTTTTTACGCGACCAAGAAAATTATCAAAGATCTAGGGCTTCCGGTTGAAAAGATTGATGCATGCAAGAATAATTGTATGATATATTGGGGTGTTGACGATGTTTTAACAAAATGTAAGATATGTGAACATCCTCGATACAAACATAGTAGAAGTCGATCTCAAAATCCTCAGAAGAAGAGAATTCCATACAAGTTGATGTATTATTTTCCAATCACTCCACGTTTGCAAAGACTGTATGCTTCGAAAGCTATAGCGTCACATATGCGTTGGCATAATGATCATCATTTTGACGGTGACACTATGACACACCCTTCTGATTGTGCAGCGTGGCGTCATTTTGACGCTTTTCATCCATCTTTTTCATTTGAAATCCGAAATGTGAGATTAGGATTGTCAACAGATGGATTTCAACCTTTTGGACAAAGTGGGCAACAGTATTCGTCATGGCCTATCATTGTTACTCCATATAATTTACCACCTTGGATGTGTATGAAAGAGAAATACATGTTCTTGTCTGTGATTGCACCTGGACCGAGTAACCCGAAAGACAAATTGGACGTATTCCTTCAGCCGTTAATCGTCGAGCTACAATCCTTGTGGTCTAATGGTGTTCCCACGTACGATATTCACGCCcaacaaaattttattatgcGTGCGGCTTTGATGTGGACGATAAGTGATTTTCCTGTATACGCAATGTTGTCTGGTTGGAGCACTTCCGGAAAACAAGCATGTCCTCACTGCATGTCTGATTCAGACGCCTTTACCTTGCCATGTATTGGCAAGACATCATGGTTTGACAATCATCGGAAGTTTTTACCTGAAGATCATCCATTGCGTCGTAATAGGACAATGTTTCTAAGAGGTAAACAAGTGTTACAGTCGGCTCCTATCTCTAAACCTGGGGGCGAATTACTCAATGAGTTGGACGAGTTTGGTTTCAGACCTTCGTATGAGATTGACTCTGACACAATCAATAAGGAAATTTGTAACTTGACTAGATGTGGTTGGAGAAGACGGAGTATTTTTTGGGAGCTTCCATATTGGAGTATGAACCTTATAAGACATAACTTGGATGTCATGCACATTGAGAAAAACGTCTTCGAAAATGTCTTTAATACGGTTTGTAATATACAAGGGCGTACAAAGGATAATTCAAAATCACGAGCTGATCTTGTTCAGATGGGTATTAGAACCGAGTTGCATCCATCTACAACAGACGGAAAATTTCCGAAAGCAAATTACACACTTGACAAGCATTCCCGACAAGTTGTTTTTAGATGGCTCAAAGAAGTTAGATTCTCTGATGGGTATGTTTCTAAAATGGCGTGTTGCATAGACATGAACAAGTTGAGGATGTTTGGTATGAAGAGTCACGACTGTCAT ATTTAA